The Henckelia pumila isolate YLH828 chromosome 2, ASM3356847v2, whole genome shotgun sequence genome includes a window with the following:
- the LOC140882152 gene encoding probable sodium/metabolite cotransporter BASS4, chloroplastic isoform X1 → MPGAIQCLTIRPPVAGTSTSRHRNRLHPVAHSQISGRKSSATPLTWKRISVTRTPSIGAAVKCRQVFRLFIYFNLIDFTYSVAYELELWEIQGDGNGEHGLPQVSSSNRSKPLAKFVTDNFLPLALVSGVVLGFANPSLGCLADTYYLSKVSTFGIYLISGLTLHNAEISAAVEAWQVGLFGVVFILFLSPLFSKIILQLKLQPQEFVTGIAIFTCMPTTLSSGVALTRLAGGNSALALAMTLISNLLGILIIPFSITKFIASGVGVSISSGQLLRGLLLTLLLPVILGKITRDFSKGVADFADRNRQILAMISATLLGLVPWMQVSKSRSLLLVVKPEIFLVAVVLGVLLHGILFVFNALVIQAFSLVSNGKSSFAKKENASALLLVASQKTLPVMVAVVEQLGGSLGESGLLVLPCVAAHLNQIIIDSFLVGLWKEKEDALGNSKVA, encoded by the exons ATGCCGGGGGCAATCCAATGCTTAACCATCCGCCCTCCCGTCGCCGGAACTTCGACTTCCCGCCACCGGAATCGTCTTCATCCGGTTGCACATTCCCAAATCTCCGGCCGCAAGTCGAGCGCCACGCCTCTTACTTGGAAGCGCATTTCAGTTACAAGAACACCGAGTATTGGAGCTGCAGTAAAATGCCGTCAGGTTTTCCGGCTCTTCATCTATTTCAATTTGATCGATTTTACATATAGCGTAGCATACGAATTGGAACTGTGGGAAATTCAGGGAGACGGCAATGGAGAACACGGATTGCCGCAAGTATCGAGTTCGAATCGGAGTAAACCGCTGGCGAAGTTTGTTACCGATAATTTTCTGCCGTTAG CACTTGTCTCTGGAGTAGTGTTGGGGTTTGCAAATCCAAGCCTTGGTTGTCTTGCTGATACGTACTATTTATCTAAAGTTAGCACTTTCGGAATATATCTTATATCAG GATTAACACTGCACAATGCTGAAATCAGTGCTGCTGTTGAAGCATGGCAAGTTGGACTCTTTGGGGTG GTGTTCATTTTATTTCTCAGTCCACTATTTTCAAAGATCATCCTGCAGCTCAAGCTCCAACCTCAGGAATTTGTCACAG GAATTGCCATATTTACCTGTATGCCCACAACATTATCTAGTGGAGTGGCACTGACTCGG CTAGCTGGAGGGAACTCTGCTCTTGCCCTTGCAATGACTCTGATATCCAATTTATTAGGAATTTTAATT ATTCCTTTTTCCATCACGAAATTCATAGCTTCTGGAGTTGGAGTATCAATATCCTCCGGGCAATTGTTGAGAGGCCTGCTTCTTACACTTCTCCTTCCTGTCATATTGGGAAAG ATTACTCGAGATTTCTCCAAAG GAGTGGCAGATTTTGCTGATAGAAATCGCCAGATTTTGGCAATGATTAGTGCAACCCTCTTGGGCTTG GTTCCTTGGATGCAAGTCAGCAAGTCAAGATCGTTACTTTTAGTGGTGAAACCAGAAATTTTTCTTGTTGCTGTTGTGCTTGGAGT GCTTCTACATGGAATTCTATTTGTTTTTAACGCGTTGGTGATACAAGCATTTTCACTTGTTTCTAACGGTAAATCAAGTTTTGCGAAGAAAGAAAATGCCAGTGCTCTTCTCCTAGTTGCGAGTCAG AAAACATTGCCTGTCATGGTAGCGGTTGTTGAGCAGCTAGGTGGTTCTCTTGGTGAATCTGGCTTGCTGGTTCTTCCATGTGTTGCAGCTCATTTAAACCAG ATTATCATTGATTCATTTTT
- the LOC140882152 gene encoding probable sodium/metabolite cotransporter BASS4, chloroplastic isoform X2 produces MPGAIQCLTIRPPVAGTSTSRHRNRLHPVAHSQISGRKSSATPLTWKRISVTRTPSIGAAVKCRQGDGNGEHGLPQVSSSNRSKPLAKFVTDNFLPLALVSGVVLGFANPSLGCLADTYYLSKVSTFGIYLISGLTLHNAEISAAVEAWQVGLFGVVFILFLSPLFSKIILQLKLQPQEFVTGIAIFTCMPTTLSSGVALTRLAGGNSALALAMTLISNLLGILIIPFSITKFIASGVGVSISSGQLLRGLLLTLLLPVILGKITRDFSKGVADFADRNRQILAMISATLLGLVPWMQVSKSRSLLLVVKPEIFLVAVVLGVLLHGILFVFNALVIQAFSLVSNGKSSFAKKENASALLLVASQKTLPVMVAVVEQLGGSLGESGLLVLPCVAAHLNQIIIDSFLVGLWKEKEDALGNSKVA; encoded by the exons ATGCCGGGGGCAATCCAATGCTTAACCATCCGCCCTCCCGTCGCCGGAACTTCGACTTCCCGCCACCGGAATCGTCTTCATCCGGTTGCACATTCCCAAATCTCCGGCCGCAAGTCGAGCGCCACGCCTCTTACTTGGAAGCGCATTTCAGTTACAAGAACACCGAGTATTGGAGCTGCAGTAAAATGCCGTCAG GGAGACGGCAATGGAGAACACGGATTGCCGCAAGTATCGAGTTCGAATCGGAGTAAACCGCTGGCGAAGTTTGTTACCGATAATTTTCTGCCGTTAG CACTTGTCTCTGGAGTAGTGTTGGGGTTTGCAAATCCAAGCCTTGGTTGTCTTGCTGATACGTACTATTTATCTAAAGTTAGCACTTTCGGAATATATCTTATATCAG GATTAACACTGCACAATGCTGAAATCAGTGCTGCTGTTGAAGCATGGCAAGTTGGACTCTTTGGGGTG GTGTTCATTTTATTTCTCAGTCCACTATTTTCAAAGATCATCCTGCAGCTCAAGCTCCAACCTCAGGAATTTGTCACAG GAATTGCCATATTTACCTGTATGCCCACAACATTATCTAGTGGAGTGGCACTGACTCGG CTAGCTGGAGGGAACTCTGCTCTTGCCCTTGCAATGACTCTGATATCCAATTTATTAGGAATTTTAATT ATTCCTTTTTCCATCACGAAATTCATAGCTTCTGGAGTTGGAGTATCAATATCCTCCGGGCAATTGTTGAGAGGCCTGCTTCTTACACTTCTCCTTCCTGTCATATTGGGAAAG ATTACTCGAGATTTCTCCAAAG GAGTGGCAGATTTTGCTGATAGAAATCGCCAGATTTTGGCAATGATTAGTGCAACCCTCTTGGGCTTG GTTCCTTGGATGCAAGTCAGCAAGTCAAGATCGTTACTTTTAGTGGTGAAACCAGAAATTTTTCTTGTTGCTGTTGTGCTTGGAGT GCTTCTACATGGAATTCTATTTGTTTTTAACGCGTTGGTGATACAAGCATTTTCACTTGTTTCTAACGGTAAATCAAGTTTTGCGAAGAAAGAAAATGCCAGTGCTCTTCTCCTAGTTGCGAGTCAG AAAACATTGCCTGTCATGGTAGCGGTTGTTGAGCAGCTAGGTGGTTCTCTTGGTGAATCTGGCTTGCTGGTTCTTCCATGTGTTGCAGCTCATTTAAACCAG ATTATCATTGATTCATTTTT
- the LOC140883744 gene encoding nifU-like protein 4, mitochondrial isoform X1: MKNFGRFVRRAILSGSNNGVLLPKPYDSKFSDWGFYIFRRLRSSSSSSSSDFKSFNSSMHPCQRNYFQGQRRSMFIQTQTTPNPSSLMFYPGKPVMEAGSADFPNPRTAMSSPLAKTIFGIDGITRVFFGSDFVTVTKSEDNSWDFLKPQIFAAIMDFYSSGQPLILDSNTAASMDTAIHEDDSETVAMIKELLETRIRPAVQDDGGDIEYVGFDTDTGIVKLRMQGACSGCPSSSVTLKSGIENMLMHYVPEVKGVEQELDAEEEDATLTGALHE; encoded by the exons atgaaaaattttgGGAGATTTGTGCGACGAGCGATCCTCTCCGGCAGTAACAATGGCGTGTTGCTGCCTAAACCCTACGATTCGAAATTCTCAGATTGGGGATTTTACATATTTCGTCGCCTGCGCTCGTCTTCTTCTTCTAGCTCATCCGATTTCAAATCGTTCAACTCTTCTATGCATCCATGCCAGCGGAATTATTTCCAAG GGCAGAGGAGGAGTATGTTCATCCAAACACAAACAACACCTAATCCTTCGTCCCTCATGTTCTATCCTGGGAAGCCGGTTATGGAGGCTGGCAGTGCAGACTTTCCCAATCCACGCACGGCTATGAGTTCGCCTCTCGCAAAGACCATATTTGGAATTGACG GAATCACCAGGGTCTTCTTTGGATCAGATTTCGTGACAGTGACCAAATCAGAGGACAATTCATGGGATTTTCTTAAACCACAAATCTTTGCAGCTATCATGGATTTCTATTCCTCCGGGCAGCCGTTGATCCTTGATTCCAATACTGCAGCTTCCATGGACACGGCTATCCACGAAGACGATTCAGAGACGGTTGCTATGATCAAAGAATTATTGGAGACCCGTATCCGTCCAGCAGTACAAGATGATGGTGGGGATATCGAATATGTCGGGTTTGATACAGACACAGGAATAGTTAAGCTAAGAATGCAAGGAGCTTGCAGTGGATGTCCCAGCTCATCTGTTACACTCAAATCTGGCATTGAGAATATGCTCATGCACTACGTGCCTGAAGTCAAAGGTGTGGAACAGGAACTCGATGCCGAAGAAGAAGATGCAACGTTAACTGGAGCATTGCACGAATAG
- the LOC140883744 gene encoding nifU-like protein 4, mitochondrial isoform X2, whose translation MACCCLNPTIRNSQIGDFTYFVACARLLLLAHPISNRSTLLCIHASGIISKRRSMFIQTQTTPNPSSLMFYPGKPVMEAGSADFPNPRTAMSSPLAKTIFGIDGITRVFFGSDFVTVTKSEDNSWDFLKPQIFAAIMDFYSSGQPLILDSNTAASMDTAIHEDDSETVAMIKELLETRIRPAVQDDGGDIEYVGFDTDTGIVKLRMQGACSGCPSSSVTLKSGIENMLMHYVPEVKGVEQELDAEEEDATLTGALHE comes from the exons ATGGCGTGTTGCTGCCTAAACCCTACGATTCGAAATTCTCAGATTGGGGATTTTACATATTTCGTCGCCTGCGCTCGTCTTCTTCTTCTAGCTCATCCGATTTCAAATCGTTCAACTCTTCTATGCATCCATGCCAGCGGAATTATTTCCAAG AGGAGGAGTATGTTCATCCAAACACAAACAACACCTAATCCTTCGTCCCTCATGTTCTATCCTGGGAAGCCGGTTATGGAGGCTGGCAGTGCAGACTTTCCCAATCCACGCACGGCTATGAGTTCGCCTCTCGCAAAGACCATATTTGGAATTGACG GAATCACCAGGGTCTTCTTTGGATCAGATTTCGTGACAGTGACCAAATCAGAGGACAATTCATGGGATTTTCTTAAACCACAAATCTTTGCAGCTATCATGGATTTCTATTCCTCCGGGCAGCCGTTGATCCTTGATTCCAATACTGCAGCTTCCATGGACACGGCTATCCACGAAGACGATTCAGAGACGGTTGCTATGATCAAAGAATTATTGGAGACCCGTATCCGTCCAGCAGTACAAGATGATGGTGGGGATATCGAATATGTCGGGTTTGATACAGACACAGGAATAGTTAAGCTAAGAATGCAAGGAGCTTGCAGTGGATGTCCCAGCTCATCTGTTACACTCAAATCTGGCATTGAGAATATGCTCATGCACTACGTGCCTGAAGTCAAAGGTGTGGAACAGGAACTCGATGCCGAAGAAGAAGATGCAACGTTAACTGGAGCATTGCACGAATAG